The following coding sequences lie in one Arachis ipaensis cultivar K30076 chromosome B03, Araip1.1, whole genome shotgun sequence genomic window:
- the LOC107633366 gene encoding uncharacterized protein LOC107633366 has protein sequence MVDASVPFNTVNSAYYQPMIDAIANIGAGYKGPKFGRVRGYLLSKLVEDVKKIIKRYREIWKQTGCTIMADRWTDRCRHSLINFLVYCPKGTIFLKSVDASHASKTAELLFRLFKDVVNFVGPENVVHIVTDNAANYVAAGRLLEAEFPKLYWSLCVAYCINLMLQHIGKLNEVRQFHMLQRLLNTYIIIVIHSYSKEAKAKTFVDQVLDSKFWNQCTNVVKLTEPLVRVLRIVDSEDKAAMGFLYQAFNKAREEMVKRFQ, from the exons ATGGTTGATGCTTCTGTGCCATTTAATACAGTTAATTCAGCATATTACCAACCAATGATCGATGCTATTGCAAACATTGGTGCAGGATATAAAGGTCCAAAGTTTGGTAGAGTTCGTGGGTATTTGTTGAGTAAGTTGGTGGAGGATGTGAAAAAGATTATTAAACGGTATCGTGAAATTTGGAAGCAAACTGGATGTACTATCATGGCTGATAGATGGACTGATCGTTGTAGGCACAGTTTAATTAACTTCTTGGTTTATTGTCCTAAAGGAACTATCTTCCTAAAGTCTGTTGATGCTTCTCATGCCTCCAAGACTGCTGAATTATTGTTTAGGCTTTTTAAGGATGTTGTCAACTTTGTCGGTCCTGAAAATGTTGTTCATATAGTGACAGACAATGCTGCAAATTACGTTGCTGCTGGAAGGTTGTTAGAAGCTGAATTTCCTAAGTTGTATTGGTCTCTTTGTGTTGCGTATTGTATTAATTTGATGTTGCAACATATTGGAAAGTTGAATGAAGTGAGACAGTTTCACATGCTTCAAAGATtactaaatacatatataatcatTGTCATCCACT CCTACTCCAAAGAAGCTAAAGCTAAAACATTTGTCGATCAAGTTTTAGACTCTAAGTTTTGGAATCAATGTACAAATGTTGTCAAGCTTACTGAGCCACTTGTTCGTGTGCTTCGTATTGTGGATAGTGAAGATAAAGCTGCAATGGGTTTTCTTTATCAAGCTTTTAATAAAGCTAGAGAAGAGATGGTGAAGAGGTTTCAATGA